The proteins below come from a single Thermopolyspora flexuosa genomic window:
- the dhaK gene encoding dihydroxyacetone kinase subunit DhaK: MKKLINDAESVVADALAGMAAAHPSLRVDVRNRIVLRASGPRPGKVAVVSGGGSGHEPLHAGYVGYGMLDAACPGEIFTSPVPDQMLEAGQRMHGGAGVLFVVKNYTGDVLNFEMAAEALAEEGIEVASVLVNDDVAVQDSVYTAGRRGTGATVLVEKITGALAETGAPLAEIALTGEEVNARSRSFGIALTPCVTPAAGEPTFELGPNEVELGIGIHGEPGRTRTALEPARELVRIAMDAINDDLPLSGDVLVMVNGMGGTPLIELYVVFAEVAAYLRRKGANVTRRLVGNYITSLDMQGFSVTVCRLDERLTLLWDAPVETPALRWGR, from the coding sequence GTGAAGAAGCTCATCAACGACGCCGAGTCCGTGGTCGCCGACGCCCTGGCCGGGATGGCGGCGGCACACCCGTCGCTCCGCGTCGACGTGCGGAACCGCATCGTGCTGCGCGCCTCCGGCCCGCGCCCCGGCAAGGTCGCCGTGGTCTCCGGCGGCGGCTCCGGCCACGAGCCGCTGCACGCCGGATACGTCGGGTACGGCATGCTGGACGCGGCCTGTCCCGGGGAGATCTTCACCTCCCCGGTGCCCGACCAGATGCTCGAGGCGGGCCAGCGCATGCACGGCGGGGCCGGGGTGCTCTTCGTGGTGAAGAACTACACCGGCGACGTGCTCAACTTCGAGATGGCCGCCGAGGCGCTCGCCGAGGAGGGCATCGAGGTGGCGAGCGTGCTCGTCAACGACGACGTGGCGGTGCAGGACTCGGTGTACACCGCCGGGCGGCGCGGCACCGGGGCCACCGTGCTCGTCGAGAAGATCACCGGCGCGCTCGCCGAGACCGGCGCCCCGCTCGCCGAGATCGCGCTCACCGGCGAGGAGGTGAACGCCCGCAGCCGCTCCTTCGGCATCGCGCTCACCCCATGCGTCACCCCTGCGGCCGGCGAGCCGACGTTCGAGCTCGGCCCGAACGAGGTGGAGCTCGGCATCGGCATCCACGGGGAGCCGGGCCGTACCCGCACCGCGCTCGAGCCCGCCCGGGAGCTGGTGCGCATCGCGATGGACGCGATCAACGACGACCTGCCGCTCAGCGGCGACGTGCTCGTCATGGTCAACGGCATGGGCGGCACCCCGCTGATCGAGCTGTACGTGGTCTTCGCCGAGGTCGCCGCGTACCTGCGCCGCAAGGGGGCGAACGTCACCCGGCGGCTCGTGGGGAACTACATCACGAGCCTCGACATGCAGGGGTTCTCGGTGACCGTCTGCCGGCTGGACGAGCGGCTCACCCTCCTGTGGGACGCCCCGGTCGAGACCCCGGCGCTGCGGTGGGGCCGGTAG
- a CDS encoding proline dehydrogenase family protein yields MLGTVLTAAAQSPLARRVVSEFPLTRRVVDRFVAGEDVAAARATVERLAADGFAVTVDHLGEHVRDAAVAAATVKAYLALLGELRALGLGDRAEVSVKLSALGQALGPDGERIALDHARQICAAAREAGVQVTLDMEDHTTTDSTLAILRELRADFPGTGVALQACLRRTEADCRDLAGPGSRVRLVKGAYAEPASVAYRDKHQVDLAYVRCLRVLMAGSGYPMVATHDDRLITIAESLAARHGRGRDGYEFQMLYGVRPGRQRELAASGRTVRIYVPYGTDWYGYFMRRLAERPANVAFFLRSLAS; encoded by the coding sequence ATGCTCGGTACGGTGCTCACGGCGGCGGCGCAGAGCCCGCTCGCCCGGCGTGTGGTGTCGGAGTTCCCGCTCACCAGGCGGGTCGTCGACCGGTTCGTGGCCGGGGAGGACGTGGCGGCCGCGCGGGCCACGGTGGAACGGCTCGCGGCGGACGGCTTCGCGGTCACGGTCGACCATCTCGGCGAGCACGTGCGCGACGCGGCGGTCGCCGCGGCCACGGTCAAGGCGTACCTGGCGCTGCTCGGCGAGCTGCGCGCGCTCGGCCTCGGCGACCGTGCCGAGGTGTCGGTGAAGCTGTCCGCGCTGGGGCAGGCGCTCGGCCCGGACGGCGAGCGGATCGCGCTCGACCACGCCCGGCAGATCTGCGCGGCGGCACGCGAGGCGGGCGTGCAGGTCACCCTCGACATGGAGGACCACACCACCACCGACTCCACGCTGGCGATCCTGCGCGAGCTGCGCGCCGACTTCCCCGGCACCGGGGTCGCGCTGCAGGCCTGCCTGCGCCGTACCGAGGCCGACTGCCGTGACCTGGCGGGCCCCGGCTCGCGGGTACGGCTCGTCAAGGGCGCCTACGCCGAGCCCGCCTCGGTCGCCTACCGGGACAAGCACCAGGTCGACCTGGCGTACGTGCGGTGTCTGCGGGTGCTCATGGCGGGCAGCGGGTATCCCATGGTGGCCACGCACGACGACCGCCTCATCACCATCGCCGAGTCGCTCGCCGCGCGGCACGGGCGCGGCCGGGACGGCTACGAGTTCCAGATGCTCTACGGGGTACGGCCCGGCAGGCAGCGGGAACTGGCCGCGTCGGGGCGGACGGTGCGGATCTACGTCCCGTACGGCACCGACTGGTACGGGTACTTCATGCGGCGGCTCGCCGAGCGGCCCGCGAACGTCGCCTTCTTCCTGCGCTCGCTCGCCTCCTGA
- the pruA gene encoding L-glutamate gamma-semialdehyde dehydrogenase: protein MDAISNVPEPVNEPVLGYAPASPERAALEKRIKELSGAALELTMTVGGERRMAGGEPIDVVQPHNHAAVLGRTAEATGDDVRAAIDAALAAAPAWRALSFDDRAAIFLRAAELLAGPWRATLNAATILGQSKSVYQAEIDAACELIDFFRFNVAFARRLLAEQPISAPGVWNRMEYRPLEGFVLAITPFNFTSIAANLPTAPALLGNVVVWKPSPTQQFAAEFTMRLLEEAGLPPGVINMVTGRGQAISEVALAHPELAGIHFTGSTATFQHLWATVGANISRYRGYPRLVGETGGKDFVVAHPSADPAVLSTALIRGAFEYQGQKCSAASRAYLPRSLWSRMRDDFVATAESLTVGDVATDLSCFMGAVIDERAFAKCRAAIDRARAVDSITVLTGSYDDSAGYFVRPTVLECTDPTDEVFVKEYFGPILAVYVYDDDRFEQVLDQMEGVAPYALTGSIIATDRQAIALATERLRFAAGNFYVNDKPTGAIVGQQPFGGARASGTNDKAGSILNLLRWVNARAIKETFVPPTDHRYPHMG, encoded by the coding sequence ATGGACGCCATCAGCAACGTTCCCGAGCCGGTCAACGAGCCGGTGCTCGGCTACGCGCCGGCGAGCCCGGAGCGCGCCGCGCTGGAGAAGCGGATCAAGGAGCTGTCGGGGGCCGCCCTCGAGCTGACCATGACGGTGGGCGGCGAGCGGCGCATGGCCGGCGGCGAGCCGATCGACGTGGTGCAGCCGCACAACCACGCCGCGGTGCTGGGCCGTACCGCGGAGGCGACCGGCGACGACGTGCGGGCGGCGATCGACGCCGCGCTCGCCGCGGCCCCGGCCTGGCGGGCGCTGTCGTTCGACGACCGGGCGGCGATCTTCCTGCGGGCGGCCGAGCTGCTCGCCGGGCCGTGGCGGGCGACGCTCAACGCGGCCACCATCCTCGGCCAGTCGAAGTCGGTCTACCAAGCGGAGATCGACGCGGCCTGCGAGCTGATCGACTTCTTCCGGTTCAACGTGGCGTTCGCGCGGCGGCTGCTCGCCGAGCAGCCGATCTCGGCGCCCGGGGTGTGGAACCGCATGGAGTACCGGCCGCTGGAGGGCTTCGTCCTGGCGATCACGCCGTTCAACTTCACCTCGATCGCCGCGAACCTGCCGACCGCCCCGGCGCTGCTCGGCAACGTCGTGGTGTGGAAGCCGTCGCCGACCCAGCAGTTCGCCGCCGAGTTCACCATGCGGCTGCTGGAGGAGGCCGGGCTGCCGCCCGGCGTGATCAACATGGTGACCGGGCGCGGGCAGGCGATCTCCGAGGTGGCGCTCGCCCACCCCGAGCTCGCCGGCATCCACTTCACCGGCTCCACCGCGACCTTCCAGCACCTGTGGGCCACGGTGGGCGCGAACATCAGCCGGTACCGCGGCTACCCGCGGCTGGTCGGCGAGACCGGCGGCAAGGACTTCGTGGTGGCCCACCCGTCGGCCGACCCGGCGGTGCTCTCCACGGCGCTGATCCGGGGCGCGTTCGAGTACCAAGGCCAGAAGTGCTCGGCCGCCTCCCGCGCGTACCTGCCGCGGTCGCTGTGGTCGCGGATGCGGGACGACTTCGTCGCCACCGCCGAGTCGCTCACCGTGGGGGACGTCGCCACCGACCTGTCGTGCTTCATGGGGGCGGTGATCGACGAGCGGGCCTTCGCCAAGTGCAGGGCGGCGATCGACCGGGCCCGCGCGGTGGACTCGATCACCGTGCTCACCGGGTCGTACGACGACTCGGCCGGGTACTTCGTGCGGCCCACGGTGCTGGAGTGCACCGACCCCACGGACGAGGTGTTCGTCAAGGAGTACTTCGGGCCGATCCTCGCCGTGTACGTCTACGACGACGACCGGTTCGAGCAGGTGCTCGACCAGATGGAGGGCGTGGCGCCGTACGCGCTCACCGGGTCGATCATCGCGACCGACCGGCAGGCGATCGCGCTCGCCACCGAGCGGCTGCGGTTCGCCGCGGGCAACTTCTACGTCAACGACAAGCCGACCGGGGCGATCGTGGGCCAGCAGCCGTTCGGCGGGGCCCGCGCCTCGGGCACGAACGACAAGGCCGGGTCGATCCTCAACCTGCTCCGCTGGGTGAACGCCCGGGCGATCAAGGAGACGTTCGTCCCGCCGACCGACCACCGCTACCCGCACATGGGGTGA
- a CDS encoding thiamine pyrophosphate-binding protein, with the protein MNVAEAVGRAVAELAKAGPGGPRAFGVVGSGNFHVTNALVRHGVPYVAARHEGGAITMADAYARLTGTVGVVSVHQGPGLTNALTGLAEAAKSRTPLLVLAGEATSPTSNFRVDQDALAAAVGAAAERVRSPETALDDVARAWRAARDGRTVLLNLPLPVQESALPGTFRTPEVPDPVPAEPDPAGVEALAGLLAAAERPVFVAGRGARGARHELEALGERAGALLATSAVAKGLFRGGPWDLDVSGGFSSPLAAELIAGADLIVGWGCALNMWTMRHGRLIGPGAKVAQVDHDPAALGAHRPVDLGVTGDVAAVARAVTDALDRLGAPAGGRYRTLEVGRRIAARIRWRAEPYRDETGGGRIDPRTLTIRLDDLLPAERVVAVDSGNFMGYPSMFLSVPDENAFCFTQAFQSVGLGLATAIGAALAQPHRLPVAALGDGGAFMAASELETVVRLGLPMLVVVYDDEAYGAEIHHFGPDGHPLDLVEFPPADLAAVGRGFGFEAVTVREPADLAAVADWVTGPRDRPMLVDAKVTRERGAWWLEEAFRGH; encoded by the coding sequence GTGAACGTCGCCGAGGCGGTGGGCCGGGCCGTCGCCGAGCTGGCGAAGGCCGGGCCGGGTGGGCCGCGCGCCTTCGGCGTGGTCGGCAGCGGCAACTTCCACGTGACCAACGCCCTGGTACGGCACGGCGTGCCGTACGTGGCCGCCCGGCACGAGGGCGGCGCGATCACCATGGCGGACGCCTACGCGCGGCTGACCGGCACGGTCGGCGTGGTGAGCGTGCACCAGGGGCCGGGCCTCACCAACGCGCTCACCGGGCTCGCCGAGGCGGCCAAGAGCCGTACCCCGCTGCTCGTGCTCGCCGGGGAGGCGACCTCGCCCACCTCCAACTTCCGCGTCGACCAGGACGCGCTCGCCGCCGCGGTCGGGGCGGCCGCCGAGCGGGTGCGCTCCCCGGAGACCGCGCTCGACGACGTGGCCCGCGCCTGGCGGGCGGCCCGCGACGGCCGGACCGTGCTGCTCAACCTGCCGCTGCCGGTGCAGGAGAGCGCGCTGCCCGGAACGTTCCGCACGCCCGAGGTGCCCGATCCCGTCCCGGCCGAGCCGGACCCGGCCGGGGTGGAGGCGCTCGCCGGGCTGCTCGCCGCCGCCGAACGCCCGGTGTTCGTCGCCGGGCGCGGCGCCCGCGGCGCCCGGCACGAGCTGGAGGCGCTCGGCGAGCGCGCCGGGGCGCTGCTCGCCACCTCGGCCGTGGCGAAGGGCCTGTTCCGCGGCGGCCCATGGGACCTCGACGTGAGCGGCGGGTTCTCCTCGCCGCTCGCCGCCGAGCTGATCGCGGGCGCGGACCTGATCGTCGGCTGGGGCTGCGCGCTCAACATGTGGACGATGCGGCACGGCCGGCTCATCGGCCCGGGCGCGAAGGTCGCCCAGGTCGACCACGACCCGGCGGCGCTCGGCGCGCACCGGCCGGTCGACCTCGGCGTCACCGGCGACGTCGCCGCGGTCGCGCGGGCGGTCACCGACGCCCTCGACCGCCTCGGCGCCCCCGCCGGCGGCCGCTACCGCACCCTCGAGGTCGGCCGCCGCATCGCCGCCCGGATCCGCTGGCGGGCCGAGCCGTACCGGGACGAGACCGGCGGCGGCCGCATCGACCCGCGCACGCTCACCATCCGGCTCGACGACCTGCTCCCCGCCGAGCGGGTGGTGGCGGTCGACTCCGGCAACTTCATGGGCTACCCGTCGATGTTCCTGTCGGTCCCGGACGAGAACGCCTTCTGCTTCACCCAGGCGTTCCAGTCGGTCGGCCTCGGCCTCGCCACGGCGATCGGCGCCGCGCTCGCCCAGCCGCACCGGCTTCCGGTGGCCGCGCTCGGCGACGGCGGCGCGTTCATGGCCGCCTCCGAGCTGGAGACCGTGGTACGGCTCGGCCTGCCGATGCTGGTCGTGGTGTACGACGACGAGGCCTACGGCGCGGAGATCCACCACTTCGGGCCGGACGGCCACCCGCTCGACCTGGTCGAGTTCCCGCCCGCCGACCTCGCCGCGGTCGGCCGGGGCTTCGGGTTCGAGGCGGTGACCGTGCGCGAGCCCGCCGACCTCGCCGCCGTCGCCGACTGGGTCACGGGCCCGCGCGACCGCCCGATGCTGGTCGACGCGAAGGTGACCCGGGAGCGCGGGGCGTGGTGGCTGGAGGAGGCGTTCCGCGGCCACTGA
- a CDS encoding CBS domain-containing protein, whose translation MLIGTILQRKGTSVATVRPSATVRELLAVLAGLNIGAVVVSDDGATIAGIVSERDIVRKLHERGAEILDAPVSSIMTTEVRTCGPDANVDELRRTMTNHRIRHIPVVKNGRLAGIVSIGDVVKSAIEELETENAHLVGYLHG comes from the coding sequence TTGCTCATCGGCACGATCCTCCAGCGCAAGGGAACCAGCGTGGCGACGGTCCGGCCGTCCGCCACCGTGCGCGAGCTGCTGGCGGTGCTCGCCGGCCTCAACATCGGCGCCGTGGTCGTCTCCGACGACGGCGCCACCATCGCGGGCATCGTCTCCGAGCGGGACATCGTCCGCAAGCTCCACGAGCGGGGCGCGGAGATCCTCGACGCCCCGGTCTCGTCGATCATGACGACCGAGGTGCGCACCTGCGGTCCCGACGCCAACGTCGACGAGCTGCGCCGTACCATGACCAACCACCGGATCCGGCACATCCCGGTGGTGAAGAACGGTCGGCTCGCCGGGATCGTGAGCATCGGCGACGTGGTGAAGAGCGCGATCGAGGAGCTGGAGACCGAGAACGCCCACCTCGTCGGCTACCTGCACGGCTGA
- a CDS encoding MarR family winged helix-turn-helix transcriptional regulator, which yields MTDDVEPRWLTGAEQRAWRAILAAHKLLDHRLDRELHEFGLSLNDYEILVHLSESPERRMRMSDLAAATIQSRSRLSHQISRMEAAGLVARETCQHDRRGTFAVLTEHGWATMQRVAPHHVAGVRRHFLDMLSPEDLETLEKAYAPVIAHLQRIRAEEGDR from the coding sequence ATGACCGACGACGTCGAACCGCGCTGGCTCACCGGGGCCGAGCAACGGGCGTGGCGCGCCATCCTCGCCGCTCACAAACTCCTGGACCACCGGCTCGACCGTGAGCTGCACGAGTTCGGGCTCTCCCTCAACGACTACGAGATCCTCGTCCACCTCTCCGAGAGCCCCGAGCGCCGGATGCGGATGAGCGACCTGGCCGCCGCCACGATCCAGTCCCGCAGCCGGCTGTCCCACCAGATCTCCCGGATGGAGGCGGCGGGCCTGGTCGCGCGGGAGACCTGCCAGCACGACCGGCGGGGCACCTTCGCGGTGCTCACCGAGCACGGCTGGGCGACGATGCAGCGGGTCGCCCCCCACCACGTGGCGGGGGTGCGCCGCCACTTCCTCGACATGCTCAGCCCGGAGGACCTGGAGACGCTGGAGAAGGCGTACGCGCCGGTCATCGCCCACCTGCAGCGGATCCGCGCGGAGGAGGGCGACCGGTAG
- the dhaL gene encoding dihydroxyacetone kinase subunit DhaL encodes MDTRFFAAWLEECARVVHEQREYLTRLDAAIGDADHGNNLDRGFTGIRQALAENAPKTPGSLLALAGTTLVRKVGGASGPLYGSALRQMGKALGDAETVGLAELTGALETGLQTVRRLGGAEVGDKTMVDALAPACVALRRAVEEGVKPQEALSRAADAADKGAKDTVSMQARKGRASYLGPRSIGHQDPGATSTALILAALRDVAVSWAEPGAAGP; translated from the coding sequence GTGGACACTCGGTTCTTCGCCGCGTGGCTGGAGGAGTGCGCCAGGGTCGTGCACGAGCAGCGGGAGTACCTCACCCGGCTCGACGCGGCGATCGGCGACGCCGACCACGGCAACAACCTCGACCGCGGCTTCACCGGGATCCGCCAGGCCCTCGCCGAGAACGCGCCGAAGACCCCCGGCTCGCTGCTCGCCCTCGCGGGCACCACGCTGGTCCGCAAGGTCGGCGGAGCGTCCGGCCCGCTGTACGGCAGCGCCCTGCGGCAGATGGGCAAGGCGCTGGGCGACGCCGAGACGGTCGGCCTTGCGGAGCTGACCGGGGCGCTCGAGACCGGCCTGCAGACGGTGCGCCGGCTCGGCGGCGCCGAGGTCGGGGACAAGACCATGGTGGACGCGCTCGCCCCGGCCTGCGTCGCGCTGCGGCGGGCGGTGGAGGAGGGGGTCAAGCCGCAGGAGGCGCTGAGCCGCGCCGCGGACGCGGCCGACAAGGGGGCGAAGGACACCGTCTCGATGCAGGCGCGCAAGGGCCGGGCGAGCTATCTCGGGCCGCGCAGCATCGGTCACCAGGACCCGGGCGCCACCTCGACCGCGCTCATCCTCGCCGCGCTGCGCGACGTCGCGGTCTCCTGGGCGGAGCCCGGGGCGGCGGGGCCGTGA
- a CDS encoding PPOX class F420-dependent oxidoreductase, with the protein MTDREWRDFVLTGTRTGKLAVTRADGSPHVTPVWFLLDGDDVVFQTGESSVKGRHLHRDPRAALCVDDQSPPYSFVLLEGTTTLSADLDDLRAWASRIAARYMGRERAAEYGMRNAVPGELLVRLHVERVHAYRGVAE; encoded by the coding sequence ATGACTGACAGAGAGTGGCGGGACTTCGTGCTCACCGGCACCCGCACCGGCAAGCTCGCCGTGACCCGCGCCGACGGCAGCCCGCACGTCACGCCGGTCTGGTTCCTCCTCGACGGCGACGACGTGGTGTTCCAGACCGGCGAGTCGAGCGTGAAGGGCAGGCACCTGCACCGCGACCCGCGGGCCGCGCTGTGCGTCGACGACCAGTCCCCGCCGTACTCGTTCGTGCTGCTCGAGGGCACCACGACGCTGTCGGCCGACCTGGACGACCTGCGCGCCTGGGCGTCCCGCATCGCGGCCCGCTACATGGGCCGGGAGCGCGCCGCCGAGTACGGCATGCGCAACGCCGTACCCGGCGAGCTCCTCGTCCGGCTGCACGTGGAGCGGGTGCACGCCTACCGCGGCGTCGCCGAGTAG
- a CDS encoding cyclase family protein, giving the protein MSVLRSLLEGIGNGSIEVIDLTAPLSETTPILKLPEPFGNTVPFRLEEISRYDDRGPAWYWNNITTGEHTGTHFDAPIHWITGKDGEDVAQVPVSRLIAPAVVLDFTAEAAADPDFLLQVEHVTAWQERHGPLPEGGWLLYRTGWAARGDSEEEFLNEGHTPGVSVECARWLAEQTPIAGIGVETVGTDAGAAGGFDPAFPCHAYLLGAGKYGLTQLRNLDRLPPTGAVVIAGPLPILGGSGSPARVIALVER; this is encoded by the coding sequence ATGTCGGTGTTGCGCAGCCTGCTCGAGGGCATCGGCAACGGCTCGATCGAGGTGATCGACCTCACCGCGCCGCTGTCGGAGACGACGCCGATCCTCAAGCTGCCGGAGCCGTTCGGCAACACGGTGCCGTTCCGCCTGGAGGAGATCAGCCGGTACGACGACCGCGGCCCGGCCTGGTACTGGAACAACATCACCACCGGCGAGCACACCGGCACCCACTTCGACGCGCCGATCCACTGGATCACCGGCAAGGACGGCGAGGACGTCGCCCAGGTGCCGGTCTCCCGGCTGATCGCCCCGGCCGTGGTGCTCGACTTCACCGCCGAGGCCGCCGCCGACCCCGACTTCCTGCTCCAGGTCGAGCACGTCACCGCCTGGCAGGAGCGGCACGGCCCGCTGCCGGAGGGCGGCTGGCTGCTCTACCGCACCGGCTGGGCCGCCCGCGGCGACTCGGAGGAGGAGTTCCTCAACGAGGGCCACACCCCGGGCGTCTCGGTGGAGTGCGCCCGCTGGCTCGCCGAGCAGACCCCGATCGCGGGCATCGGCGTGGAGACGGTCGGCACCGACGCGGGCGCCGCGGGCGGCTTCGACCCGGCCTTCCCCTGCCACGCCTACCTGCTCGGCGCGGGCAAGTACGGCCTCACCCAGCTGCGCAACCTCGACCGGCTGCCGCCCACCGGCGCGGTCGTGATCGCCGGCCCGCTGCCGATCCTCGGCGGCTCCGGCAGCCCGGCCCGCGTGATCGCCCTGGTGGAGCGGTGA
- the dhaM gene encoding dihydroxyacetone kinase phosphoryl donor subunit DhaM, whose amino-acid sequence MVGIVVVSHSPALAREVAALTRVLAPVPAPIAPAGGAADGSAGADIDRVRDAVRSVDQGDGVVLLADLGSSVLTARLLVEELGDPSVVLADAPLVEGAVAASVMAGAGAPLAEVLAAAEGARAGKL is encoded by the coding sequence ATGGTGGGAATCGTGGTGGTCTCGCACAGTCCGGCGCTCGCCCGTGAGGTGGCCGCCCTGACCCGTGTCCTCGCCCCGGTCCCGGCGCCCATCGCTCCGGCGGGCGGGGCCGCGGACGGCTCGGCCGGCGCCGACATCGACCGGGTGCGCGACGCGGTCCGCTCGGTCGACCAGGGGGACGGCGTCGTCCTCCTAGCCGACCTCGGCAGCTCGGTGCTCACCGCGAGACTGCTGGTGGAGGAGCTCGGCGACCCCTCCGTGGTGCTCGCCGACGCGCCCCTGGTGGAGGGCGCGGTCGCCGCCTCGGTCATGGCGGGGGCCGGTGCCCCGCTCGCCGAGGTGCTCGCCGCCGCGGAAGGGGCCCGGGCCGGCAAGCTCTGA
- a CDS encoding PucR family transcriptional regulator, whose protein sequence is MDLQSIVDEIAEVLGGAATIEDRAFRLVAYCAQSGAIDRVREESILRRRASDRVRAYFEGFGIATATAPVRIPADQRLGVLARICVPLRYRGVTYGYLWLLDSGAITDDRLAAAAPLVRRAAAALAQEVRSRQKAGAALRALFSVDPDVRAEAGLEVDVPAPVCAIAVRASPDAVASLWSLPRGVLADPGDPLTALLAPATQARDVARKVQAMYGTAAGIGGPRDDIADAWQSWREALHALRVAEAVDRHGPVASWPDLGVYRVLSRLPRTDLLELAAPALGLSGELARTVETYLDHGGHAGETAEALGVHRQTLYYRLGRAEHLTGLDLADGEQRLLLHLGLKAAPLVYH, encoded by the coding sequence GTGGACCTTCAGAGCATCGTCGACGAGATCGCGGAGGTCCTCGGCGGCGCGGCGACGATCGAGGACCGGGCCTTCCGGCTCGTCGCCTACTGCGCGCAGAGCGGCGCCATCGACCGGGTGCGCGAGGAGTCGATCCTGCGCCGCCGCGCCAGCGACCGGGTGCGCGCCTACTTCGAGGGCTTCGGCATCGCCACCGCGACCGCGCCGGTACGCATCCCGGCCGACCAGCGCCTCGGCGTGCTCGCCCGGATCTGCGTGCCGCTCCGGTACCGCGGCGTCACCTACGGCTACCTGTGGCTGCTCGACTCCGGCGCGATCACCGACGACCGCCTCGCGGCCGCCGCGCCCCTCGTCCGCCGGGCCGCGGCCGCCCTCGCCCAGGAGGTCCGCAGCCGCCAGAAGGCGGGCGCCGCGCTGCGCGCCCTGTTCTCCGTCGACCCCGACGTCCGCGCCGAGGCCGGCCTCGAGGTGGACGTGCCGGCCCCGGTCTGCGCGATCGCGGTACGCGCGTCCCCGGACGCGGTGGCCTCGCTGTGGTCGCTGCCCCGCGGCGTGCTCGCCGACCCCGGCGACCCGCTCACCGCGCTGCTCGCCCCCGCCACCCAGGCCCGCGACGTCGCCCGCAAGGTCCAGGCCATGTACGGCACGGCCGCCGGCATCGGCGGCCCCCGCGACGACATCGCCGACGCCTGGCAGAGCTGGCGCGAGGCCCTGCACGCCCTGCGCGTCGCCGAGGCCGTGGACCGCCACGGCCCGGTCGCGTCCTGGCCCGACCTCGGCGTCTACCGCGTCCTGTCCCGCCTGCCCCGCACCGACCTGCTCGAGCTCGCCGCCCCCGCCCTCGGCCTGTCCGGCGAGCTCGCCCGCACCGTCGAGACCTACCTCGACCACGGCGGCCACGCCGGCGAGACCGCCGAGGCCCTCGGCGTCCACCGCCAGACCCTCTACTACCGCCTCGGCCGCGCCGAGCACCTCACCGGCCTCGACCTCGCCGACGGCGAGCAACGCCTCCTCCTCCACCTCGGCCTCAAGGCCGCGCCCCTCGTGTATCACTAG